A region of the Miscanthus floridulus cultivar M001 unplaced genomic scaffold, ASM1932011v1 fs_527_5, whole genome shotgun sequence genome:
tttAATTGCGAGGAACTAGATTGGTTGGTTCGTGGTGTTGCTACAGTTGCAGCAATGCCATTAAGTACCATATTCAAACCTATTCTGTTGCTCCATTTTGTTTCTGTTAGCAAAGAGAACGCAGAAATCTTTGAGCTGCTGTTGAATTGTTGGATGATTATGTAGTTGCTATATGGCCAAATTCTTTcatcaaaatttaaaaaatatCTCACTGCCTTTGAGATGAAACTGTAACTTATGCTTTTGAGCCTTGTTATTTGTTCCTCCAGGTTGTTAATAACAGTGAAATGATTGAGTACTATGACATCTCGGGTTGTTATATATTGAGGCCATGGGCGATGGAAATCTGGGAGCTGCTGAAAGTAAGTTTTTTCGATACCAACTGAAAATGAGGATCTATTTGACTGGTCATCGatgttttccttttccttttgatCATCTGCCCTTCTCCTACAAAGTTATAAGTGTCATTTGTTACCAATTCTGTAATTGCAAGTATCTCAGTGCTAAAGAACTTTTTCATAGTTTCTCCAAAACAGAACTTTTGACCCTGAGTTATGTATAAACTATGTTTTTAGCATCAGGGccctttctgtttttttttctataaatataGTTTATGAAAGTCGTAATGACACCAGTGTAATCTGTTCCTTTTGGTAACTGCTATATGATTTGGTGCAGGAATTCTTTGATGCAGAAATTAAAAAGCTGAAGCTCAAACCATATTATTTCCCTTTGTTTGTTACTGAGAATGTTCTACAGAAGGAGAAGGACCACATTGAGGGCTTTGCACCT
Encoded here:
- the LOC136532134 gene encoding proline--tRNA ligase, cytoplasmic-like, which produces MIEYYDISGCYILRPWAMEIWELLKEFFDAEIKKLKLKPYYFPLFVTENVLQKEKDHIEGFAPKVCILLLSMPLFLYFPS